One genomic window of Corynebacterium sp. sy039 includes the following:
- a CDS encoding DNA methyltransferase, which translates to MFEVPTTFHGSIGCPLCIHHANLSDPACGSGNFLTETYICLRRLENKILSVLDNNQISLSFDDVDATPLKVSLDQFYGIEINDFAVSVASTALWIAQLQANIEAEIIITRNIEDLPLRDSAHIHHANALTTDWSTFIDPAICDYIIGNPPFLGARNQTKEQKQEIKDIFPKGTKNVGNIDYVAGWYIQAANFMQDYPVRTAFVSTNSIVQGEQVANIWSPIFELGFRINFAHNTFRWTNEATEQAHVFCVIVGFSKHNDTVQLFHYPTPDSEPELKYPTQLNAYLADAPMIFVWDRKKPLCDVPKIGIGNKPIDGGHYLFTSEEKAEFLAQEPYAEKFFHQWMGARELIQGIERWVLWLGEATPADFKNMPLALERVRAVRDYRLASTSTPTQKIADKPTRFHVENMPNGDSIIIPRVSATRRKYIPMDFVSPHTLCSDSSLLIADATLYHLGILLSSLHNSWIRQICGRLKNDYRYSGGVVYNNFIWPETDEKTEKKIASLAQKILDARGLYNGATLADMYDPDNDFLYPELMNAHKELDLAVEKAYGLNIPQKLDATIREQYIVEHLFKLYDEYDK; encoded by the coding sequence ATCTTTGAAGTTCCAACCACTTTTCATGGCAGTATAGGTTGCCCCTTATGTATCCATCATGCCAACTTATCCGACCCTGCGTGCGGTTCAGGAAACTTCTTGACAGAAACTTATATCTGCTTACGACGACTCGAAAATAAAATCCTCTCAGTCTTAGATAATAATCAAATATCTCTAAGCTTTGACGACGTAGACGCGACTCCTCTCAAAGTATCTCTGGATCAATTTTATGGCATAGAAATTAATGACTTTGCTGTTTCTGTTGCTTCCACTGCATTGTGGATCGCTCAACTTCAAGCGAATATAGAAGCAGAAATTATCATCACTCGAAATATTGAAGATTTACCTTTGCGCGATTCTGCACATATCCATCATGCCAATGCACTAACAACCGACTGGTCAACTTTCATTGATCCCGCCATCTGTGATTACATTATCGGAAACCCTCCCTTCCTTGGTGCTCGAAACCAGACAAAGGAGCAAAAGCAAGAAATCAAAGATATTTTCCCCAAAGGGACGAAAAATGTGGGAAACATTGATTATGTAGCTGGATGGTATATCCAAGCAGCTAATTTCATGCAAGACTACCCTGTACGCACTGCTTTCGTATCCACCAATTCCATTGTTCAAGGCGAGCAAGTAGCTAATATCTGGAGCCCAATTTTTGAGTTAGGTTTTAGAATCAACTTCGCTCACAACACATTCCGTTGGACAAATGAAGCCACTGAACAAGCACACGTCTTCTGCGTCATCGTAGGATTCTCTAAACACAATGACACAGTACAGCTGTTCCATTACCCCACTCCAGACTCGGAACCTGAACTTAAATATCCCACACAGCTCAATGCTTACCTCGCTGACGCACCCATGATTTTTGTGTGGGATAGGAAGAAACCGCTCTGCGATGTCCCCAAAATAGGAATTGGTAACAAACCGATAGATGGTGGTCATTATCTTTTCACTTCAGAAGAAAAAGCTGAGTTTTTAGCTCAAGAACCCTATGCAGAAAAATTTTTCCACCAATGGATGGGCGCTCGAGAGTTAATTCAAGGAATAGAGCGCTGGGTACTGTGGCTAGGTGAAGCAACACCAGCAGATTTTAAGAATATGCCTTTAGCTCTCGAACGAGTTCGAGCAGTACGCGATTATCGTCTAGCAAGCACTAGCACACCAACTCAGAAAATTGCTGATAAACCAACCCGTTTCCATGTGGAGAATATGCCGAACGGAGACTCAATTATCATCCCAAGGGTATCAGCTACACGTCGAAAATATATACCTATGGATTTTGTTTCTCCACATACTCTCTGTTCTGATTCTTCTCTTTTAATCGCTGATGCCACATTGTACCACTTAGGGATATTACTTTCTTCTCTGCATAATTCATGGATAAGACAAATATGCGGCCGCTTGAAAAATGATTATCGCTACTCCGGAGGCGTTGTTTACAATAATTTCATCTGGCCAGAAACAGACGAGAAAACCGAAAAGAAAATCGCATCACTCGCGCAAAAAATTCTTGACGCACGCGGTCTATACAACGGCGCAACCCTAGCTGATATGTATGACCCAGATAATGATTTCCTTTACCCAGAACTCATGAATGCTCACAAAGAACTAGACCTAGCAGTAGAAAAAGCCTATGGTCTTAACATTCCACAAAAACTAGATGCCACAATCCGAGAACAATATATAGTTGAACATCTATTCAAGCTCTACGATGAATATGATAAATAA
- a CDS encoding Eco57I restriction-modification methylase domain-containing protein has protein sequence MTAPHLLTIARIYQATLKSPSLDEAFQSWLKDVENVRGSLERKKKMSQSQLECLLPGESITDVNRFVFSIESYMCLHALEVIENVDNRITFSGEVESIIIHARNKRKLFLSACPESLQEISLMAKEFYNSRERSFRSPIFDEFQEMRMSLLPREIRHSIGAFYTPIWLANHVLKESGYDCHNEDFWKKTLLDPSAGSGVFLMAAADQLRYAVQEQIITEKIAVDTILQCFFAIEVELVPCMQIIANICLALEVFIRKTSNKLICLNNNVINADALGKIESIQPVDMVVGNPPWVNWEYMPDQFRKKHANRWIELGIFEREGKQLAFSKEDISALFVAHSVDRYLKPQGLLSFIVPESLLKSTKNHSGFRKFSVGIFPQPYRIDLVEDFVDVKPFEGVANRTIVIYGSNGKETEYPLPYRIWKKISHKSRSCISNDYPIDGVRKDLMAQPSNIQDLTSAWSTGTREQLNIFRQLEGTNSYRGRTGLFTGGANAVFHLSAKSPAVANSIHVENITERAKRTAPQITAELETEFIYPFLRGRDLRQWSSEVEVLTLLPHTTLTRMQPVSEETMHNVAPKTLKYLNSFRGVLDERRGFSSWEKPFLEIGFYACQRVGDYTFSDWKVSWKYISKNFTTDIIGPVSVFGLDTKPVIPNEKIMFVSCESKDEAFYLGGIFASALIRTQVESRMVSTQVSPGIIAGLNIPLFDKTNTLHLTISDLCSAAYDYANHGIYPSELLMELEVEVGKLWNIPETVALDINSGNQLNL, from the coding sequence TTGACTGCTCCACATCTACTGACGATTGCTCGTATATACCAGGCAACTTTGAAATCGCCAAGCTTGGATGAAGCGTTTCAAAGCTGGCTCAAAGATGTTGAAAACGTGCGAGGATCTCTCGAACGCAAGAAAAAAATGTCTCAATCTCAGCTCGAATGTTTACTGCCAGGGGAGAGTATTACAGATGTAAATAGATTCGTTTTTTCTATTGAGTCTTACATGTGCCTACATGCATTAGAAGTGATCGAAAATGTTGATAATCGTATCACCTTTTCAGGTGAAGTCGAGTCGATAATTATTCACGCGAGGAATAAGAGGAAGCTTTTTCTTTCTGCTTGTCCAGAAAGCTTGCAAGAAATATCATTAATGGCTAAAGAATTCTACAATTCAAGAGAGCGAAGCTTCAGAAGTCCTATATTTGATGAATTTCAAGAAATGCGGATGTCTTTGCTTCCACGAGAAATAAGACATTCAATTGGGGCGTTTTACACCCCTATTTGGCTTGCAAATCATGTATTGAAAGAGTCTGGTTATGACTGCCATAATGAAGACTTTTGGAAAAAAACGTTATTAGATCCCAGTGCAGGATCCGGTGTTTTTCTGATGGCTGCAGCAGATCAATTACGTTATGCAGTCCAAGAACAAATAATCACTGAAAAAATAGCAGTAGATACCATCCTTCAATGTTTCTTTGCAATTGAAGTAGAGCTTGTACCTTGTATGCAAATTATCGCAAACATATGTCTTGCACTTGAAGTTTTCATAAGGAAAACAAGTAATAAATTAATATGCCTGAATAATAACGTGATTAATGCAGATGCATTAGGAAAGATTGAATCAATTCAACCCGTAGATATGGTAGTAGGAAATCCTCCTTGGGTTAACTGGGAGTACATGCCCGATCAATTTCGAAAAAAACATGCAAACCGATGGATTGAACTGGGTATTTTTGAAAGAGAAGGAAAGCAGCTAGCTTTTTCAAAAGAGGATATTTCCGCCCTCTTTGTTGCGCATTCAGTAGATAGATATTTGAAACCTCAAGGATTGCTTTCGTTTATTGTTCCAGAATCGCTTCTGAAATCAACGAAGAATCACTCTGGATTCCGAAAGTTTTCAGTTGGAATTTTCCCACAGCCTTACAGAATTGATTTAGTAGAAGATTTTGTTGATGTAAAACCTTTTGAAGGGGTGGCAAATAGGACAATCGTTATATATGGATCAAATGGTAAAGAAACCGAGTATCCCCTTCCATATCGAATCTGGAAGAAAATAAGCCATAAATCTCGCAGTTGTATCTCTAACGATTATCCAATTGATGGCGTCAGAAAAGACCTGATGGCACAGCCCTCAAACATTCAGGATCTAACTTCTGCATGGTCGACTGGTACACGCGAACAGCTGAATATATTCCGTCAACTCGAAGGTACTAATTCCTATCGAGGTCGAACAGGTCTATTTACCGGTGGAGCCAATGCCGTGTTCCATCTGTCTGCCAAATCTCCAGCGGTAGCGAACTCAATCCATGTTGAAAACATTACAGAGCGAGCTAAACGGACAGCTCCTCAAATCACCGCTGAATTGGAAACTGAGTTCATTTACCCTTTTCTACGTGGACGAGACTTAAGGCAATGGTCTTCAGAGGTTGAAGTATTGACCTTGCTTCCACATACTACACTTACAAGGATGCAACCAGTATCTGAAGAAACAATGCATAATGTAGCACCAAAAACCTTAAAATATCTGAATAGTTTTCGCGGTGTCCTTGATGAACGGCGTGGTTTTTCATCTTGGGAGAAACCATTTTTGGAAATTGGTTTCTATGCATGCCAGCGAGTGGGTGACTACACATTTAGTGATTGGAAGGTTAGTTGGAAATATATTTCGAAAAATTTTACTACTGATATTATAGGACCTGTTAGTGTTTTTGGATTAGACACTAAGCCTGTCATTCCTAATGAGAAAATTATGTTTGTTTCTTGCGAGTCCAAGGATGAGGCTTTTTACCTTGGAGGGATATTTGCAAGTGCGCTTATTCGAACACAAGTCGAAAGTCGAATGGTATCTACGCAAGTATCTCCGGGAATAATCGCTGGCTTAAACATCCCTCTTTTTGATAAAACAAATACATTGCATTTAACAATTTCAGATTTATGTTCAGCAGCTTATGACTACGCTAATCACGGCATTTATCCTTCCGAGCTTCTAATGGAACTTGAAGTTGAAGTAGGAAAACTTTGGAATATACCGGAAACTGTAGCTTTAGACATCAATTCGGGTAATCAACTAAATCTATGA
- a CDS encoding IS1 family transposase: MTTTDIINQVKEIISTVTPEERQHLIEQLEQLFHEPEYGEILSQCPRCECDSVVRKGTSKGGQRYLCKGCQRTFGHSTNKVLKTSKLSLETWRKFAECFIDGVSVRRSAERCGVAVATAFFMRHRVLELVEKNAKKVTVNRGNLAYIDETFFPINYKGAAVPDGVKAKKRGGLRKGKSQSRLLVCVVMGVTSTGSIFHQIAGYSSISKIPPA, from the coding sequence ATGACAACCACAGACATCATTAACCAAGTCAAAGAGATAATTTCCACAGTCACACCAGAAGAACGACAACACTTGATTGAACAGCTGGAGCAGTTGTTTCACGAGCCAGAGTATGGTGAGATTCTGTCACAATGTCCACGCTGCGAGTGTGATTCCGTTGTGCGCAAAGGCACATCAAAGGGCGGGCAACGCTATTTGTGTAAAGGGTGCCAGCGCACCTTTGGACACTCCACAAACAAAGTTCTCAAAACCTCCAAACTGTCTTTAGAGACATGGAGGAAGTTCGCTGAATGTTTTATCGACGGTGTAAGTGTTCGTCGTAGTGCCGAACGCTGCGGGGTTGCTGTTGCCACTGCTTTCTTTATGCGGCACCGTGTTCTTGAGCTGGTTGAGAAAAATGCTAAAAAAGTTACGGTGAACAGGGGAAACTTAGCTTATATCGATGAAACGTTTTTCCCTATTAACTATAAGGGGGCAGCTGTGCCTGATGGTGTTAAAGCTAAAAAGCGCGGCGGGTTAAGGAAGGGGAAAAGTCAGTCAAGGTTGTTGGTTTGTGTGGTTATGGGCGTGACATCTACGGGAAGTATTTTCCATCAAATTGCTGGATACAGTAGTATTTCTAAAATACCGCCCGCCTAG